The DNA sequence TTGGCTTGCCATCGAGCGACTCATAATCAATGCCTTCCACTGAACGGCCGAACGCCACCGCCGGGCGCTTGACCGCCGCCGTTTTGGCGTGCGGAATGGCGATGCCGTCGCCAACGCCGGTCGTGCTTTGTTTTTCCCGCGCCCAAATGGCTTGCTTAAACACTTCCACATCGCTGACCGCTCCCGCTTCGGCAAGCTTTTCAGCCAGTTCATCAATGACTTCGCCCTTTGTCTTCGCTTGAAGCGCGAGAATCATCGTTTCTTTTGTCAACAAATCTGTAATCTTCATTGGCCCAATCCCCCTTTATTTTCTTTATAAATGCACGATATGGACGCGGTCGACGAGCGCTTCCACTTCCTCTTTCGTACACAAATCTTCCGAAAACGCGGTCGCGCTTCCAGCGGCGACACTGTAAGCGAATGCTTCCTCAATCGATTTCCCATCCGCTTGAGCGGCCAAAAATCCAGCGACCATTGAATCGCCCGCCCCGACCGAATTTTTCACCGTTCCTTGCGGCGCTTCGGCAAACAACGCTGTTTCCTCGTTGAAGTAAAACGCCCCGTCGCCGCCCATTGACACAATGAGATGTTCCACTCCCTTTTCCACCAGTCGTCGGCCATACAACACGATGTCTTCTCTTGTCACCATCGCAACACCAAACAGTTCGGCCAGCTCATGATGGTTCGGCTTAGCCAAAAACGGGCGGCACGCAAGCAACGCCCCGAGCGCCGGACCGCTCGTGTCGACAACAAGGCGAACGCGCCGGTTCACCGCCCGAGCCGCTAATCGCTCGTACATGTCCGCCGGCAGCGACGTCGGCGCGCTTCCAGCAAGAACAAGCACATCACCGGCCGAAAGCGCTCCAATTTTCGCGATCAATTGCGCGGCATCGTCATCGGCAACCGCCGGGCCTTCGCCGTTAATTTCCGTCTCCCGCCCCGCTTTCAGTTTGACGTTAATGCGCGTTTGCCCTGGGACATGAACAAAATCGCAGGCAATGCCTTCTTTCCGAAGTTCGCTTTCAATGAACCCGCCGGTAAATCCGCCGATGAACCCAAGCGCCGTGCTGTCAACACCCAAGCGCTTCAACACACGCGACACGTTGATCCCTTTCCCGCCCGGAAATGTGAACGTTTTCACCGAGCGATTCAGTTCGCCAACATGAAGCTCATCGAGATGAACGATATAATCAACAGATGGATTCAACGTACATGTGTAAATCATGGAGCCACAACCTCTACTGTTGTTTTTGTTCGATACAAATCGTTCCACTCTTCATCCAATTCATCGGTGATCAACACCGCTTCATACAAATCCGCAATTTTTGCGAACGCGCTTTCATTCAACTTCGAATGGTCTGCAAGCACATACGCACGCTGCGCCAGCTGCATGGCCGTATATTTCACCAGCGCCTCTTCCGGGTCCGGCGTCGTATAGCCATAGTCGTAATGAACACCGTTTGCGCCGATGAAACATTGGTCGAAGCGGTACTGCCGCAGCGACTCGATGGCGCCGCGCCCGATTAACGCTTTCGTCTTCGGCTTGATCATGCCGCCGACCAAATACGTCGTGACGTTATGCTCAAGCAGCCGCTCGACATGCATCACGCCGTTCGTCGCCACAATGACCTCTTTGCCAGCCAAATGCGGAATCATTTCCCACGTTGTCGTTCCCGCATCCAAATAGATGCAGTTTCCTTTTTGTACCAAGCTGGACGCATAGACAGCGATCCGCCGCTTTTCTTCGATATATTTCAGCGATTTTTCCGACACGCTCAACTCTTCGCGCTTCTGCTGCAACAAGGCCGCCCCGCCGTGCACACGGCGCAGTTTCTTTTCGGTCTCAAGCTGTGTCAAATCACGGCGAATCGTCGACTCTGACGCCCCGGTCGCGTCAACGAGCTCTTGCAGCTTGATGACTCCTTTTTGCGCCAACAGGTCCAAAATGAGGCGGTGGCGTTCTTCGGTCAGCACACTCCCACCTCCGATCATCGGGGATATCGCTTACAACTCTATCATATCCCAAGACAACGAAAAAATCAATCAAAAACATTCATTATCACTCAATATTAATCAAAAATACTGTAGATGAGCAAATTCACTGACATAAATTGACAACTAAACAAAAAAGGAGACATGAACCGGACTCCTTGGGTAAAATAGATGTGTTCAAAACCCATTCACACAAGGAGGTTCATGTCTCATGAATAGATTAGCACATCACCAAGGAATCCACAAGTTTTTCTTCACGCTGGGGTTGACGCTGCAGCTTTCCAAACCGGTCATCAAGCATCTCATTCATATTGTCGATGCCTTGACCACCAAGGGATTCTCGGGAACATTGACTGATATTCATTACTGGAGCTTTCATCCGAATCATCGAACGACGCTCCGTCACTTTTTCACGAAAAGCCCTTGGAACGAGGAAAGGCTGCTTGGGAAGCTTCAAGAGTGGATCCTTTCCCAGGTCGAACGACTGGCCAAACGGAAGAATCAACCCCTTTTTGTTTCGATTGATGATACGATTTGCCAAAAAACGAAGCCTTCGTCACGGGCTGTGCACGCCATTCAAGGGTGCGACTGGCACTACTCGCATAAAGATCATCAATCGGTCTGGGGGCATTCGCTCGTTTGGCTGATGGTGCACACCTTCACGCAGGCGTTCCCATTTGCGTTCCGCCTGTATGACAAGAAAGCGGGAAAAAGCAAGATCGACCTGGCGATCGAGATGCTTTCCTCGCTCAAGGTGAAGCGGGCTCAGCCGGTGTATGTGCTCATGGATTCGTGGTATCCGTCCAAAAAGCTCATCGAAGCCTGTCTGAAACAGGGATTCCATGTCATCGCGATGCTCAAGACGAACCGGATTCTCTACCCGAAAGGCATCGCCATCCAAGCCAAGCAGTTTGCCCGCTATATCGAGTCCAAAGACACCCGCCTCGTCACGGTGGGGCAGGAGCGTTATCGCGTGTATCGCTATGAGGGGGCCATCCATGGCCTCGATGACGCGGTGGTGCTGCTGGCTTGGAAGGCGGATCAGCCGATGGCGCCGGAACATCTTCATTGCATCTTGAGCACCGACCGGGAACTCGGGGACGAAGACATCTTGCGTTACTACGCCCAGCGCTGGACGATCGAGTGCTTTTTCCGGCAGGCGCAAGATCAACTGAAGCTGGATGGATACCGCGTTCGCCACATTCGGGCGGTGAAACGGTATTGGGCGGTGGTGTTGCTCTCCTGCGTGTACAGCATCGCCGAATCCCGACAAAACCTCTCCACCAGGCTGGAGCTTCTTCGGTCGCGGAAAGACCACAGCGTCGTCGAGTTCATTTATGACGCTGCAAAGCAAGATATTCCCATTGATGTGATCAAAAAACAGCTCCGTATCGCGTAAGGAAGACCCTGTTTGTCTCTTAAGGCATGGGAATTATTGTAATGAAAAATGCTCATCTACAGTAATACACAAAATGCGGGCCAATTTCGGGTCAAGTTCAATTATTGCGTGAAATTCCATCGCCAACCCAGTAAACTTGGATGACAGGACCACAACGTCGTTTTTTGCTGCTTTGTTTTTACGCAACTGTGCGAACCTTGATCCAAAGACGCCTTTTCGCTATTCGCAGCTTTTCATACTTTTACCTTGCGGCAGGTATTGAGTATTGTCAAAAGTTTATCCTCCACACTCACGGTCTTCCCTTGAGTTTCAACGGTTGAACGAAAAAAGCTTTCTACCCCCGGTGTTTCGGCCATCATTGAGACAACAACACCCAACAGCCAAAACAAAGAGCGGCCTGATCTTTTGTCCTCCAGAGCCCGTTGAAACGAAAGTTTGCCCATTGCATCCCCGCTTATTTTTTGGCTATCCTACAACCATGGAAGCGAAAATCTTTCGTCGGAAAATGAAAAAACGGATTCCGATCATCGTCAGGAATCCGTTTGTCTTGAACGAATTATCTCTCCGTCCCGCAGCTGCCTCGGCAATGGTCCGCTGCATGGCATGACGCGCACGCCCCTTTGGCGCTTTTTTTCACGTGTCGGACCATCGTCCAGCCGGCGTAGGCAAAAATCGCTCCGCCAATGATGATATTCGCCATCATCATATTCTCTCCTTTCATGGAAAACCTACTATCTTTCCAGCTTGGTAGACAAGAAGTGAAATCATATAAGCAACCGTTAAGGAGATGCCAATCGACAACAGCGTCCATTTCCACGATCCGGTTTCTTTGCGGATCGCCGCCACGGTTGCCAGACACGGAGTGTAAAGCAGGACGAACACCATAAAGCTGAACGCCGACAGCGGCGTAAACTGGGCAGCAATCACTTTCTTCAGCCCGCTTGCTTCATGAACGTGGTAAATAATATTCATCGTCGACACCACAACTTCTTTCGCCAAAAAACCGGTGATCAACGCGGCGCCTGCCTGCCAGGCGCCAAAGCCAAGCGGCGACAACAACGGTGCGATCAACCCGCCGATCGCAGCCAGCAAACTGTCATCCATTGGAACGCCAACCCCACGCGGCCCGACATACGTCAGCAGCCAAATGGCGACCGAACCGCCGAAAATAAAGGTTCCTGCTTTGCGGATGAATCCTTTCCCTTTTTCCCATGTGCTTCGCCATAGTGTGAGCGCCTGCGGCACGCGGTATGGCGGCAATTCAATGACAAACAGCGAATTTTCGTTTTTCAAGAGCGTCGATGAGAACAACTTGGCAAGCCCCAAAGCCACTACAATGCCAAGCACGTAAAGCGAAAACACGACAAGCGCCTGCTCGCGGGCGAAAAACGTGCCGGCAAACAAGGCGTACACCGGCAAGCGGGCGGAACACGACATGAACGGCAGCGCCAAGATCGTCATGAGCCGCTCTTTCGGCTGCTCAATCGTCCGCGCCGCCATCACTCCAGGAACGTTGCAGCCAAAGCCAATGATCATCGGGATAAACGCCTTGCCGTTTAACCCGATCGCTTCCATCACCCGGTCCATCACCATCGCCACGCGCGCCATATATCCAGAATCTTCAAGCAGCGAAATGAAAAAGAACAAAATGAAAATTTGTGGCACAAACACCAACACCCCGCCGACCCCAGCAACAACGCCGTCCAAGACGAGCGCCTTGATAAACGGCGATGCCCCTGCCCAGTCGAGAAAACGGGACAACCCATCTGCCAGCGGACCGGAGAAAAACGCATCAAGCCGATCGGCAAGCGGCGTCCCCAGCCAGTTAAACGTCAGCATAAACACCACATACATCAGCGCCAAAAAAATCGGCAGCCCAACGTAGCGGTTCGTCACCACCGCATCGATTTTTTCCGTCCATGTCAACGGCTTATGTTTGAACTCAATGGCTGAAGCAGCGATCACCTCAGCGATCCAACGGTCGCGCGCCTCGTAAATATGCTTGGCGAGCGCGCCGCCAAGCGCCCGCTCCGTCTCCGCGCGAATCGCCGCGAGCGGCGAAAGGTTCATGCTATTATGCAAATACGCAGCCATGCGTTCATTTCCCTCAAGGAACTGCAACGCCGCCCATCGTTTGTTTCCAGGCACATCGTCCGGCAGCTGCTCGGCAATGCGTCTGATGGCGTTCTCCACTTCGGCGCCGTAATCGATTGTGATTGCCGGGTGCGGCTTATCTTTTGCCGCCAAAACGGCGTGAACCAATTCGTTCGTTCCTTTTCCGGTTCGGGCGATGACCGGGATAACAGGAACGCCAAGATACTTCGACAGTTTAGCGGCGTCCACTTTCACGCCTCGTTTTTCCGCCACATCAACCATGTTGAGCGCGATGACAACGGGACAGCCAAATTCCAGCAGCTGAACGGTCAAATGCAAATTGCGGCGCAACTGCGACGCGTCAACGATATTGACAATCGCTGAGCACGGCTCGGTCAATAAAAAATCAGTCGCCACTCCTTCATCACGGGACAGCGGCTGGAGCGAGTAAATGCCGGGCAAATCGACGACCGGCACACCGTGTTGGCGAAGCACTCCTACTTTCTTCTCGACCGTTACCCCACTCCAGTTGCCAACATATTCATAAGAGCCGGTTAAACAGTTAAACAATGACGTTTTGCCGGTGTTCGGATTGCCAAATAGAGCGACATACATTTATCTCACCTCAATCGACGCCGCCTCTTTGCGCCGCAAGCCGATTGCCTGCCCATCGACTTCGACCATCACCGGTCCGCCAAACGGCATCGCCGCTTTCAACCGCACCATTTTTCCTTCTTTCACCCCTAGATGAAGAAGACGCTGTTTCAGTGCCTCCTGCTCCACGGCCAGACGGACGACGACCGCTGTTTCCCCTTTATGCAAATCAGTCAGCACCATGATCATTTCCCCCTGTTTTTCTATCCGCTCTCCTGTGGTTCAATAATGATTCTTCTTCTCAATTTCAATCATACCATAAGCTAAGAAAAAAGGAGTGACATTTTTCACAATCATTCCTCATTGTCACCATTTCTTCAAAATTCGCCACCTCATCAGTTGAATTTTTCTGAAAAGTATATATAATTTTTTGTATATCTTTCCCATCTTTGCTCAAGGAGGAAGCTCAATGAACACACTAGGAAAAATCAGCAACTTTGTCGGCAACACCTTTGCCATCTGGGTGCTTCTGTTTGGAGCGCTCGCCTTTTTCGCTCCCAGCGCATTTACGTGGATCGCTCCGTATATCGTGCCGCTTCTAGGCATCGTGATGTTTGGCATGGGATTGACGCTGTCAGCGAACGATTTTAAAGAGGTGTTCAAGCGTCCGCTTGATGTGTTAATCGGCGTCGTTGCCCAGTTTCTCATCATGCCGCTTGTCGCGTTTTTGCTCGCTTATTTCTTGCCGGTTTCGCGTGAAGTGGCGCTTGGCATTATTTTAGTCGGCTGCTGCCCGGGCGGAACGGCGTCCAACGTCATGACGTATTTGGCGAAAGGGGACACGGCGCTGTCGGTCGCCGTCACCTCGGTTTCGACGATTTTGGCGCCGATTTTGACGCCTTCGCTCATCTTGCTTTTAGCTGGAAAATGGCTGTCCGTATCCGCTGCCGCGTTGTTTTGGTCAATCGTCAAAGTCGTGCTGATTCCGATTGTTTTAGGGCTCATCGCCCAGGCGCTGTTCCAAAAGCAAGTAAAAGCGTGCATCCCGGCGCTGCCGCTCGTTTCGGTCATCGCCATTGTAGCCATCGTCGCCGCCGTCGTCGGGCAAAACCAAGCCGCCATTGCCAAAAGCGGGCTTCTTATTTTTCTGATTGTAGTCGCTCACAACGGATTGGGGCTGCTGCTTGGGTATTGGTTTGCCAAACTGTTTCGCCTGTCGCCGCCAAAACAAAAGGCGATTTCCATTGAAGTGGGCATGCAAAACTCTGGGCTTGGTGCGGCCTTAGCGACCGCCCATTTTTCGCCGCTCGCCGCCGTTCCAAGCGCTATTTTCAGCGTCTGGCACAATATTTCCGGTCCGATGGTCGCAACATACTTCCGCAAACAAGCAGACCGCCACGCGGCGGACGAACAAACCATTTCCGCTTGATCTCTTTCACACTTTGTCTAGCAGCAAGGCAAAAAGCTGTCCCCGAAAGACGGTCGTTTATTTCGGGAGACAGCTTTTTTGCCATCACTCTTGTTTCTCCACTTCCAAGCGATTCAGATGCGCTTTGGAAACAAAAAAGCCGATATTCGCCTTCAACCTCATTTCACAACGCCCCCTCAAACGGAAACACCATCCTTCCCGCTAGTTCCGGGAAATCAATGAACGGATTGCGGTTGCCTTGGATGAAAAAAATCGCGCTGTTGCGATGATGCTCATACACTGTCGGCGGAAATTGTTCGTGCCAACGGACAAGGAGCGGAATATCGATTTTGCGCCGAAACGACTTCGCGATTGCCTTCGGGTAGCGAAGCAGAAAGTACAGCATCGCCCTTGCCGCCGTCCCTTTGCCGTATTCCGGCTCGAAATAGCCGTTATGGACGACGCCACAGCGGTTTTGGATTTGTTCGTCGGGATCTTCCGGATTGTAAAACGGGAAATCCGCGTACGGAAAATTCGACCGCATCGTATTGCACTCCGGCTGGCAGACGAACAAATGATGCAAATCGCCTTTCATCGGTTCACGCGCGCCAAACCATGACTGCGGGACAACATGTTCGGCATTGAATTTCCACTGCTGCTCGATCGTGTTCACCCGCTCGTGCACCTCGCCCGGCCCTTGTTTGGCTTTTTTCAGCAGCTGGCGGAATTCGTCATAACGCCGCTTCATCGTTTCCACATCTTGGACGATTAACGTTTTCGGATCTTTCCGCTCGCCCGAATACAAGCTGCGCACCGTTCCGTCCGGCTGCAAGTCGATCCATGTGTACAAATACTCATCCTTGCTGAAAAAATACGGCAGCCGTCGCTTATGGGTGCGCGCCGCTAATTCATGATAGCGGACAAACAACATCAATCCATCCCCTTCAAGCGGCAGACGGCGGTAATACCGTTCGCGCGCCCGCTCATCTTCTGCGGCCTGATGATACGCATCCTCCACCGCGAGCCGCTCATTCAGCTGCTCGAGCCGTTCTTTCGGATCTTCCTCCCGCCATTGGCCGAGCTCCTCAAGCCGCCGTTCCGCCTCTCCCATCAGCGTTCCCCTTTCTTTTTTCTTTTAGTGTATCACGGAAGACGAAAGAGGGCGATAACGGCGTTAATGCAAAAGAAACGATGTCGCGCCGAACAAAACGGCGGCGATGCCGGCGGCGATCAACGACGGAATCAGCTTCGTTCGCGCGTATTCCATCACCGGCAAATCCAAAATAGTGCAAAGCGTCACCGTATTGTCGCTAAGCGGCGACGCAAACGCCCCGAACGTCCCACTCGCAAACACCGCGCCGATGACCGGCAAAATGTTCGTTCCCGACTGGCTCGCGAGCGTCACACCAAGCGGCATCAACATCCCCCACGTCCCCCATGACGAGCCGATGAAGTAGGAAATGACGGCGCCAAGCAAAAACAAAATCGGGGCGACAAAAAACGGCGGAATCCATTGTTGCACATGGCTCGTAATGTATTGGGAAAACCCTAAGTCTTCCGCCACCGCCGACAGCGCCCAAATGAGCGCCAACATGACAATGACCGACATCAGCTCATTGCCGCCTTTCACAAAATGGGTCAACAAATCGTTCAATTTAAATCGTTGCCAAAGGAAAAAGGCGACAGCGATAATTACAGTAAACAACAGCGCCTCCAACATCGCGCCGAGCGCATCGCTCCGCAAAAAAGCATCCCAAAACGTCCGCGCTCCGCGATGGCCGTCCCACCAGCTTAAAAACAGCGTCAAAACAAGAACGACTGAAAGTGGAACGATCAAATTCCACGGTTTCACCGGCGTTTCTTTCTGATAGGCGCGCGGGCATGTCTGCATCGCGTCCCCTTCTTCCCCTTGCGCTTCGTTCGGCTCGCTGCCATCAGGCTGCTGTTCTTCCGCCATTTCGAGCGCCAACCGCTTGTTCCAGCGCCGAATCGGCTCCATTCCCCGCGCTTCGCTCACCGCCGCCTGCTTTCGCCGCGAATAAACAAAAAAACTATAGTAGAGCCCAACAGCGATAATCGCGTACGAGAAAAAGTTAAACGGAATGCTTCGGACGTACACGATGTACGGCTCCGCACCGATGCCGGCCGTATCAAGCGCCTTGTCGATGACCGACACCATATAGCCGACAAAGGCAGTGGCGATCGGAATCAAGGCAACGACCGGGTTGGAAGTCACCTCAATGGCAAAGCCGATTTGCTGGGACGACAGCCCGAGCCGTTTGCTCAGCGCCTTCATGATCGGCGCGACGGTGACGATGCGAAAATCGGGGTCGCTGAATGTCACCATCGTCGATATCCACGTCAAGAACATGGCGGTTTTCGCCGACTTCACTTTTTTGCTGACGAGATGGACGAATCCTTTGATTCCGCCGGTGTATTTGATCATGCTGACAAGGCCGGCGAACACATACAAGAACATGATGATGCGGATGTTGTTCGTCTGCATCAAGTTATCGACGACGTAATGAAGCATCGTCCGCAGCCCACCAAGCAAGGACGGGGTCATCAAATAACTGCCAACCAACAGCCCGACAAACAGCCCCGGGATGACTTGCTTCGTCCAAATCGAAATCGGGATGACGACGAAAAATGGCAAGAGAGCTTTCCACGACGGTTCCATTGGCCATTCACTCCTTTCTTTAAAAAGTATGGCGATTGTTTCCTCTGTCTATGCAATCCGCAGCGAATCTTCATCCAACAACACGGAAACAGCTGCGAAAAAAGTGCAAGAGGACATACATGAATGAAACCGCTTTCCTGCCCCGAAAATAAAAAAGCTGCCTATTAGACAGCTTTCACTGCTTCTTTTTGGGACGAGAGCGCCAACAAATGGAGCGTCATCTCCGGCTTCGAGCCGACTCGGATGTTTACCCCGGTTTGCCCGAGCCCTTCGTTAATGTAAAACGGTTTCCCGTCCCATTCGTGATAGCCTTTGATCATATCCCGTTCGGTGAGCGTTTTGCTCATTTTCGCCAAATGGTACGGCTTTGGCCAATGAATTTGTCCGCCGTGGAAGTGGCCGGACAACAAGTAGTCAAAATGATAGTCTTTCATATGCGGCACGATGTCTGGATCGTGCGTCAACACGAGGTTAAGGCCGTCTTTGACGCCCGCATACGCCTTTTCAATGTCGCTGCGCCCCGTGTAAAAGTCATCGATGCCAATGATATTGACGGTGTGACCGTTGACGGTAATCGTCTTCGTCTCGTTTTGCAAGACGACGCAGCCGTGCGCCTCAAGCGTCGCTTTCAGGCGCTCGAACGACTCGCCTTGCAGCACGTAATCGTGGTTGCCAAACACGGCGTACATGCCATATGTCGGATTCAACTGTTTCAACGCCGTCAAATACGGACCGAGTTTGACAATGCTTTCCTCACGGTCCAAAAAGTCGCCCGTTAAGGCGATCAAATCGATGCGCTCCCCTTTCAGCTTTTCATACACATCATCCGGGGAAATGGACAGCTTTTCCAAATGAAGGTCAGACAGCTGCAAAATGCGGATGGCGCGGTTCCCACCATCCAGACTGCCGACCTGAACTTTATGCAAAACCGCTTCATACGTGTTGCGGTGGGCTTTGCGAATGGCCAAAACAAGCAATAAAAAGATTGATAGAATAATGAAAACGAACGTCATTGTCTTCTCTCCTCCCTCCATCACTATTATAGTGAAACGGAGGAGAGAAGAAAGAGGGAGTTAGTGGATGAGATGGTAACCATACAATGAAAACAACTTTTCCTTCGACATCAACAAATATTTCGGCGGGCGAACAAGCGGCATGAGACGGTGTTGGGCCACTGTCATCATCGGCCAATGGGATGCCATTTTCAACCAACGGTAAAATGAATCCGCTATGTCAATGACATCAAATCCGAGTCTCTCACAACCTTTGTTTAACATCGTTACGCCGATAATCCCTTTTATGCAGGCGGACTGTTCGTGATGGTAAAGATAATGGGCAACATACGGCAAACTGGCCTTCACCTGTTCGAAAATATAACGTCCTTTTTGAATATCACCTCGATACTGCATCAGTTCGCGAAGCAGACGAACATTATGAAGGTGAATTTTCAACAGCCAGTCATTGGCCGCAATCGTCGTTCCGTCCGAAAGGCGAATGGTTTCACCCTTGTATCGAAGCAAACGGACGCGAAAAATGGAACGACAGCCGTTCTCTTTCCCACCAACATATTCGAGGCGTGAACATGCATAATAGAGCGGATCCATCAGTCCCCATACAGACAACAGCCACTGCGTCGCTTTGCTTCTCATTGGCGGCATCCTTCCCCTGTTCGTTCTATCCATTTACATTATGGAATCGATCGAGCGGCATTATAAATGGAGAAAAAAGGAGAAAAGATGGCTGCATGACCAGTCGGGAGACGTGCGTACTGAGGTCCAGTTCCATTTCGCCCCCTGCTCGAGGCTTTATCAAAAAAAGCGCGCACGAATCTCTATGCGCGCCAAACAACCATGCTCTTATGATTGGACAAACGCCACTGTGTTTACATCCTGTTGGCACACGGCCAGGCGGTTTTCCGCATGCTTTGCTTCCAAGCAGGGGATGCATCCAAAATTCGAATCTGCCCGCGCCCCTAGGAACGCATCCGAAAATGCGCATTCATTTGCCCTTTCAACATCCGCTCACGCAGCTCTTTCGTCATTTCCTGACGGATTTCCCACGTCGACACCCCTTCCTCGCGCTGATTGGCAATTTTCATCAACTGCTCCACATCGGCGAACGAATATTTGCGGATGCCTTTCGAACGGTCAGGGAACACAAGCTTCCGTTCCTCGTAATAACGAATTTGCCGCTGCGACAGCCCGGTCAGCTCGCTGACAATCCCGATCGAAATGACTTTTTTGTATTTGTAATGATCCTCTTGAGGATGATCTGTCATACTCCTCACCTCAATTCGTTGTATTTTCTAACGTAATTATACAAAAAATGATGTTAGCCCGCTAACTTTTGTAAATAAAATTAACATATTTTTTTAAATTTCCTGTAAATGTACTTAACACATTTGCTGTACACTGAAGAAAAAGATAGTATGGTAAAGGTAAAAACAGGGAGGGAATCGAATGGGGACATGGATGAGAAACGCCGTGCGGAAGAAAAAGCAATTTTATATTGAACAGCTCGTACGGTTCGGCTTAGCCGCTGACCGTGATCGGTTTGAAGAATGGACAATGGCCGAACTGCGACGCGAATACGAACGATTCCACCCCGCCCACACGATCGAAGGAGGACGCCGCCATGGACAAACAAGCGCTCGAACTGGCCAAACGCATCATTGAACTCGATCTTGAGCGCGACGCGATGTTTGAGCAACTGATCGCGCTCATCGGCAACCGAGCAGATGAACTGCTTCGATTTTTGCAAAATCGATTGTAAAACGATCGCAAATGAGAAAGTGCCCTGAATTTCTTCACGGGCACCTTTTTTCACCCTCATTCTTCAACAGAAATCCTTCCGAAATCAGCGCCAAGGCTGGAAAAACTTAAGAAACGCCGCGAACCCCCCTCTTTGTCAACCTAAAGAAAGGACTGTGTTCCCGACGGAGAACGGCTGACCCCCCCTTTCGCGGCAGCTCATCCGGCGCAACGCCCCATACGCTTGCGATATACCGCCGGTGTTGCGGATGCTCAATGCTTCGGTAGCCCGGCAGCTGATCGGCTTTTTGTCCATGCTCGCGCCCGCCCTGCCCGTTCCCTTGTCCGATGATCGAGCCAAACCCAGAGCCAGGACGGCCGATGTTTCCGGTTGCCAGCACGACGTTGATCCACTGTCTGACCGCCGCATAGCTGTCCGTCTGCTGCTCCAAGCCGCGCGCCGTGAGCACGATCGCATCGGCCGCCTCCCCGTACTTTCGCGCCGCTAAGCGAATCTTCTCTTCCGGCACGTCAGTCAGCCGGACGATCTCATCCATCTCCACTGCTTCTATGTGCTGTTTCCA is a window from the Geobacillus stearothermophilus ATCC 12980 genome containing:
- a CDS encoding endonuclease I family protein, which encodes MGEAERRLEELGQWREEDPKERLEQLNERLAVEDAYHQAAEDERARERYYRRLPLEGDGLMLFVRYHELAARTHKRRLPYFFSKDEYLYTWIDLQPDGTVRSLYSGERKDPKTLIVQDVETMKRRYDEFRQLLKKAKQGPGEVHERVNTIEQQWKFNAEHVVPQSWFGAREPMKGDLHHLFVCQPECNTMRSNFPYADFPFYNPEDPDEQIQNRCGVVHNGYFEPEYGKGTAARAMLYFLLRYPKAIAKSFRRKIDIPLLVRWHEQFPPTVYEHHRNSAIFFIQGNRNPFIDFPELAGRMVFPFEGAL
- a CDS encoding Na+/H+ antiporter NhaC family protein, which gives rise to MEPSWKALLPFFVVIPISIWTKQVIPGLFVGLLVGSYLMTPSLLGGLRTMLHYVVDNLMQTNNIRIIMFLYVFAGLVSMIKYTGGIKGFVHLVSKKVKSAKTAMFLTWISTMVTFSDPDFRIVTVAPIMKALSKRLGLSSQQIGFAIEVTSNPVVALIPIATAFVGYMVSVIDKALDTAGIGAEPYIVYVRSIPFNFFSYAIIAVGLYYSFFVYSRRKQAAVSEARGMEPIRRWNKRLALEMAEEQQPDGSEPNEAQGEEGDAMQTCPRAYQKETPVKPWNLIVPLSVVLVLTLFLSWWDGHRGARTFWDAFLRSDALGAMLEALLFTVIIAVAFFLWQRFKLNDLLTHFVKGGNELMSVIVMLALIWALSAVAEDLGFSQYITSHVQQWIPPFFVAPILFLLGAVISYFIGSSWGTWGMLMPLGVTLASQSGTNILPVIGAVFASGTFGAFASPLSDNTVTLCTILDLPVMEYARTKLIPSLIAAGIAAVLFGATSFLLH
- a CDS encoding metallophosphoesterase, which produces MTFVFIILSIFLLLVLAIRKAHRNTYEAVLHKVQVGSLDGGNRAIRILQLSDLHLEKLSISPDDVYEKLKGERIDLIALTGDFLDREESIVKLGPYLTALKQLNPTYGMYAVFGNHDYVLQGESFERLKATLEAHGCVVLQNETKTITVNGHTVNIIGIDDFYTGRSDIEKAYAGVKDGLNLVLTHDPDIVPHMKDYHFDYLLSGHFHGGQIHWPKPYHLAKMSKTLTERDMIKGYHEWDGKPFYINEGLGQTGVNIRVGSKPEMTLHLLALSSQKEAVKAV
- a CDS encoding YkoP family protein, with translation MRSKATQWLLSVWGLMDPLYYACSRLEYVGGKENGCRSIFRVRLLRYKGETIRLSDGTTIAANDWLLKIHLHNVRLLRELMQYRGDIQKGRYIFEQVKASLPYVAHYLYHHEQSACIKGIIGVTMLNKGCERLGFDVIDIADSFYRWLKMASHWPMMTVAQHRLMPLVRPPKYLLMSKEKLFSLYGYHLIH
- a CDS encoding MerR family transcriptional regulator, which codes for MTDHPQEDHYKYKKVISIGIVSELTGLSQRQIRYYEERKLVFPDRSKGIRKYSFADVEQLMKIANQREEGVSTWEIRQEMTKELRERMLKGQMNAHFRMRS
- a CDS encoding Fur-regulated basic protein FbpA, producing the protein MGTWMRNAVRKKKQFYIEQLVRFGLAADRDRFEEWTMAELRREYERFHPAHTIEGGRRHGQTSARTGQTHH